A single Anopheles arabiensis isolate DONGOLA chromosome 2, AaraD3, whole genome shotgun sequence DNA region contains:
- the LOC120893911 gene encoding glycine-rich cell wall structural protein 1.8-like isoform X2 translates to MKFAKVLGVVCMVALALANAAPVEVQEKELRPAEAVDGAAAQTDEVVAVAAEMTQDAAVEEAVDQGNQVSSFAPEDAADGEADEGSEMSASSRAKRSVACTELLGDDGVTRTVCDQDQDAASSDSEVAFERSYGGHGGHHGGHEYGHHEAKGHGHGHGGHMEHGGYGGHGGDHKGYGGHEHKGYGHGGGHKEHKGYGGHEHKGYGHGGGHMEHKGYGGHEHKGYGHGGHMEHKGYGGHEHKGYGHGGGHEHKGYGGHEHKGYGHGGHMEHKGYGGHEHKGYGHGGHMEHKGYGGHEHKGYGGHEHKGYGGHEHKGYGHGGGHEHKGYGHGGGHEHKAYGHGGHMEHKGYGGHEHKAYGHEAHGHGGHGGHGGYSGHGGHGGHGGHGYGHEAHGAHGGYEHKKMHYRSASYTAPAAHHEPAHGGYGGHAAPVKCGANLLVGCAPTVAKVPCQPVHDHGYGGHHAASELSFRFAAPEPEPKEEQKEE, encoded by the exons ATGAAGTTCGCCAAAGTGCTCGGTGTAGTGTGTATGGTGGCGTTGGCTCTGGCCAATGCGGCACCGGTGGAAGTGCAAGAGAAAGAGTTGCGACCGGCGGAAGCTGTGGATGGGGCGGCGGCTCAGACCGATGAGGTGGTGGCCGTCGCGGCGGAGATGACCCAGGACGCGGCCGTCGAGGAAGCGGTGGACCAGGGCAACCAAGTGAGCAGCTTCGCGCCGGAGGATGCGGCCGACGGTGAGGCGGACGAAGGTAGTGAGATGAGTGCTAGTTCCCGCGCCAAGCGTTCAGTTGCATGTACCGAACTCTTAGGCGATGATGGCGTGACGCGGACGGTTTGCGACCAGGACCAGGATGCGGCGAGCAGTGACAGTGAGGTGGCGTTCGAGCGATCGTACGGTGGGCACGGGGGCCATCACGGTGGTCACGAGTACGGGCATCACGAGGCGAAGGGGCACGGACACGGCCACGGAGGGCACATGGAGCACGGCGGGTATGGCGGCCATGGAGGAGACCACAAGGGTTACGGAGGCCACGAGCACAAGGGATACGGACATGGCGGAGGCCACAAGGAGCACAAGGGTTATGGAGGCCACGAGCACAAGGGATACGGACATGGAGGTGGCCACATGGAGCACAAGGGTTACGGAGGCCATGAGCATAAGGGATACGGACATGGTGGACACATGGAACACAAGGGTTACGGAGGCCATGAGCATAAGGGATACGGACATGGTGGTGGTCACGAGCACAAGGGCTACGGAGGCCATGAGCATAAGGGATACGGACATGGTGGACACATGGAGCACAAGGGTTACGGAG GCCATGAGCATAAGGGATACGGACACGGAGGGCACATGGAACACAAGGGTTACGGAGGTCATGAGCATAAGGGATACGGTGGACACGAGCATAAGGGATACGGCGGCCATGAACACAAGGGTTACGGACATGGAGGTGGCCACGAGCACAAGGGATACGGACATGGAGGTGGCCACGAACACAAGGCTTACGGACATGGCGGTCATATGGAGCACAAGGGATACGGTGGCCACGAGCACAAGGCCTACGGTCATGAAGCGCACGGGCATGGTGGACACGGTGGACACGGCGGATACAGCGGACACGGCGGACACGGCGGACATGGCGGACATGGCTACGGACACGAGGCCCACGGTGCCCACGGTGGGTACGAGCACAAGAAGATGCACTACCGCTCCGCCAGCTACACGGCTCCCGCCGCTCATCACGAACCGGCCCACGGTGGGTACGGTGGTCATGCAGCCCCAGTGAAGTGCGGAGCCAACCTGCTGGTCGGTTGTGCCCCGACCGTCGCGAAGGTTCCCTGCCAGCCAGTGCACGACCATGGCTACGGTGGTCACCATGCTGCGTCGGAGCTGTCGTTCCGCTTTGCCGCGCCGGAGCCCGAGCCGAAGGAGGAGCAGAAGGAAGAATAA
- the LOC120893911 gene encoding glycine-rich cell wall structural protein 1.8-like isoform X1: protein MKFAKVLGVVCMVALALANAAPVEVQEKELRPAEAVDGAAAQTDEVVAVAAEMTQDAAVEEAVDQGNQVSSFAPEDAADGEADEGSEMSASSRAKRSVACTELLGDDGVTRTVCDQDQDAASSDSEVAFERSYGGHGGHHGGHEYGHHEAKGHGHGHGGHMEHGGYGGHGGDHKGYGGHEHKGYGHGGGHKEHKGYGGHEHKGYGHGGGHMEHKGYGGHEHKGYGHGGHMEHKGYGGHEHKGYGHGGGHEHKGYGGHEHKGYGHGGHMEHKGYGGHEHKGYGHEHKGHGGHEHKGYGGHEHKGYGGHEHKGYGHGGHMEHKGYGGHEHKGYGGHEHKGYGGHEHKGYGHGGGHEHKGYGHGGGHEHKAYGHGGHMEHKGYGGHEHKAYGHEAHGHGGHGGHGGYSGHGGHGGHGGHGYGHEAHGAHGGYEHKKMHYRSASYTAPAAHHEPAHGGYGGHAAPVKCGANLLVGCAPTVAKVPCQPVHDHGYGGHHAASELSFRFAAPEPEPKEEQKEE from the coding sequence ATGAAGTTCGCCAAAGTGCTCGGTGTAGTGTGTATGGTGGCGTTGGCTCTGGCCAATGCGGCACCGGTGGAAGTGCAAGAGAAAGAGTTGCGACCGGCGGAAGCTGTGGATGGGGCGGCGGCTCAGACCGATGAGGTGGTGGCCGTCGCGGCGGAGATGACCCAGGACGCGGCCGTCGAGGAAGCGGTGGACCAGGGCAACCAAGTGAGCAGCTTCGCGCCGGAGGATGCGGCCGACGGTGAGGCGGACGAAGGTAGTGAGATGAGTGCTAGTTCCCGCGCCAAGCGTTCAGTTGCATGTACCGAACTCTTAGGCGATGATGGCGTGACGCGGACGGTTTGCGACCAGGACCAGGATGCGGCGAGCAGTGACAGTGAGGTGGCGTTCGAGCGATCGTACGGTGGGCACGGGGGCCATCACGGTGGTCACGAGTACGGGCATCACGAGGCGAAGGGGCACGGACACGGCCACGGAGGGCACATGGAGCACGGCGGGTATGGCGGCCATGGAGGAGACCACAAGGGTTACGGAGGCCACGAGCACAAGGGATACGGACATGGCGGAGGCCACAAGGAGCACAAGGGTTATGGAGGCCACGAGCACAAGGGATACGGACATGGAGGTGGCCACATGGAGCACAAGGGTTACGGAGGCCATGAGCATAAGGGATACGGACATGGTGGACACATGGAACACAAGGGTTACGGAGGCCATGAGCATAAGGGATACGGACATGGTGGTGGTCACGAGCACAAGGGCTACGGAGGCCATGAGCATAAGGGATACGGACATGGTGGACACATGGAGCACAAGGGTTACGGAGGCCACGAGCATAAGGGATACGGACACGAGCATAAGGGTCATGGAGGCCACGAACATAAGGGATACGGTGGACACGAGCACAAGGGTTACGGAGGCCATGAGCATAAGGGATACGGACACGGAGGGCACATGGAACACAAGGGTTACGGAGGTCATGAGCATAAGGGATACGGTGGACACGAGCATAAGGGATACGGCGGCCATGAACACAAGGGTTACGGACATGGAGGTGGCCACGAGCACAAGGGATACGGACATGGAGGTGGCCACGAACACAAGGCTTACGGACATGGCGGTCATATGGAGCACAAGGGATACGGTGGCCACGAGCACAAGGCCTACGGTCATGAAGCGCACGGGCATGGTGGACACGGTGGACACGGCGGATACAGCGGACACGGCGGACACGGCGGACATGGCGGACATGGCTACGGACACGAGGCCCACGGTGCCCACGGTGGGTACGAGCACAAGAAGATGCACTACCGCTCCGCCAGCTACACGGCTCCCGCCGCTCATCACGAACCGGCCCACGGTGGGTACGGTGGTCATGCAGCCCCAGTGAAGTGCGGAGCCAACCTGCTGGTCGGTTGTGCCCCGACCGTCGCGAAGGTTCCCTGCCAGCCAGTGCACGACCATGGCTACGGTGGTCACCATGCTGCGTCGGAGCTGTCGTTCCGCTTTGCCGCGCCGGAGCCCGAGCCGAAGGAGGAGCAGAAGGAAGAATAA
- the LOC120893911 gene encoding glycine-rich cell wall structural protein 1.8-like isoform X3, translating into MKFAKVLGVVCMVALALANAAPVEVQEKELRPAEAVDGAAAQTDEVVAVAAEMTQDAAVEEAVDQGNQVSSFAPEDAADGEADEGSEMSASSRAKRSVACTELLGDDGVTRTVCDQDQDAASSDSEVAFERSYGGHGGHHGGHEYGHHEAKGHGHGHGGHMEHGGYGGHGGDHKGYGGHEHKGYGHGGGHKEHKGYGGHEHKGYGHGGGHMEHKGYGGHEHKGYGHGGHMEHKGYGGHEHKGYGHEHKGHGGHEHKGYGGHEHKGYGGHEHKGYGHGGHMEHKGYGGHEHKGYGGHEHKGYGGHEHKGYGHGGGHEHKGYGHGGGHEHKAYGHGGHMEHKGYGGHEHKAYGHEAHGHGGHGGHGGYSGHGGHGGHGGHGYGHEAHGAHGGYEHKKMHYRSASYTAPAAHHEPAHGGYGGHAAPVKCGANLLVGCAPTVAKVPCQPVHDHGYGGHHAASELSFRFAAPEPEPKEEQKEE; encoded by the exons ATGAAGTTCGCCAAAGTGCTCGGTGTAGTGTGTATGGTGGCGTTGGCTCTGGCCAATGCGGCACCGGTGGAAGTGCAAGAGAAAGAGTTGCGACCGGCGGAAGCTGTGGATGGGGCGGCGGCTCAGACCGATGAGGTGGTGGCCGTCGCGGCGGAGATGACCCAGGACGCGGCCGTCGAGGAAGCGGTGGACCAGGGCAACCAAGTGAGCAGCTTCGCGCCGGAGGATGCGGCCGACGGTGAGGCGGACGAAGGTAGTGAGATGAGTGCTAGTTCCCGCGCCAAGCGTTCAGTTGCATGTACCGAACTCTTAGGCGATGATGGCGTGACGCGGACGGTTTGCGACCAGGACCAGGATGCGGCGAGCAGTGACAGTGAGGTGGCGTTCGAGCGATCGTACGGTGGGCACGGGGGCCATCACGGTGGTCACGAGTACGGGCATCACGAGGCGAAGGGGCACGGACACGGCCACGGAGGGCACATGGAGCACGGCGGGTATGGCGGCCATGGAGGAGACCACAAGGGTTACGGAGGCCACGAGCACAAGGGATACGGACATGGCGGAGGCCACAAGGAGCACAAGGGTTATGGAGGCCACGAGCACAAGGGATACGGACATGGAGGTGGCCACATGGAGCACAAGGGTTACGGAGGCCATGAGCATAAGGGATACGGACATGGTGGACAC ATGGAGCACAAGGGTTACGGAGGCCACGAGCATAAGGGATACGGACACGAGCATAAGGGTCATGGAGGCCACGAACATAAGGGATACGGTGGACACGAGCACAAGGGTTACGGAGGCCATGAGCATAAGGGATACGGACACGGAGGGCACATGGAACACAAGGGTTACGGAGGTCATGAGCATAAGGGATACGGTGGACACGAGCATAAGGGATACGGCGGCCATGAACACAAGGGTTACGGACATGGAGGTGGCCACGAGCACAAGGGATACGGACATGGAGGTGGCCACGAACACAAGGCTTACGGACATGGCGGTCATATGGAGCACAAGGGATACGGTGGCCACGAGCACAAGGCCTACGGTCATGAAGCGCACGGGCATGGTGGACACGGTGGACACGGCGGATACAGCGGACACGGCGGACACGGCGGACATGGCGGACATGGCTACGGACACGAGGCCCACGGTGCCCACGGTGGGTACGAGCACAAGAAGATGCACTACCGCTCCGCCAGCTACACGGCTCCCGCCGCTCATCACGAACCGGCCCACGGTGGGTACGGTGGTCATGCAGCCCCAGTGAAGTGCGGAGCCAACCTGCTGGTCGGTTGTGCCCCGACCGTCGCGAAGGTTCCCTGCCAGCCAGTGCACGACCATGGCTACGGTGGTCACCATGCTGCGTCGGAGCTGTCGTTCCGCTTTGCCGCGCCGGAGCCCGAGCCGAAGGAGGAGCAGAAGGAAGAATAA